The following are from one region of the Leptospira selangorensis genome:
- a CDS encoding TetR/AcrR family transcriptional regulator has translation MTAVAAPRPRRRTRNSLNKESIVQAALDILNEEGIDGLSMRRIAEKLDCSVASPYSHFKSQQDIIKIIISQGEAQLTETLRASRLNGKNAYEKLTLIARAYYDFSGNNQELHKVMFNTVHGHMHRKAFPKLPTSYRVFLETIRAGVRSGEFKIKEEDYPSLARTMYSWMYGIIVLDMTGMLKKRGIGDPLDEGFLFFRKILLDKE, from the coding sequence ATGACTGCAGTAGCTGCTCCGCGTCCTAGAAGGCGCACTAGAAATAGTTTAAATAAAGAATCCATCGTCCAGGCGGCTTTGGATATATTGAACGAAGAAGGAATTGATGGGCTTTCCATGAGAAGGATCGCTGAGAAGTTGGATTGTAGTGTTGCAAGTCCATATTCTCACTTCAAAAGCCAACAAGATATTATCAAAATTATCATTTCCCAGGGAGAAGCTCAGTTAACCGAAACCCTAAGAGCTTCTAGACTGAACGGAAAAAATGCCTACGAAAAATTGACCCTGATCGCAAGGGCTTATTACGATTTTTCCGGAAATAACCAAGAACTACATAAGGTAATGTTCAATACGGTTCATGGCCATATGCATAGGAAAGCATTCCCTAAACTTCCTACCAGTTACCGGGTATTTTTGGAAACCATCCGAGCGGGCGTTAGATCGGGAGAATTCAAGATCAAAGAAGAAGATTATCCTTCTCTCGCGAGAACAATGTATTCCTGGATGTATGGGATCATCGTTTTGGATATGACTGGAATGTTGAAAAAAAGAGGGATTGGCGATCCTCTGGACGAAGGCTTTTTATTTTTCCGTAAAATTCTTTTAGATAAAGAATGA
- a CDS encoding alpha/beta fold hydrolase, with protein sequence MKKKYVLSLAVIVLIVLTALPFVRSREKIELNESIRSGVSGQFAELPLGWTHYELSGPEKGNLVVLVHGFSTPYFIWDPVQKSLTDAGFRVLRFDLYGRGYSDRPDTVYNLDLFTAQISDLLNFLHIDDSFDIMGLSMGGPIVAHYVSKYPDRIKKVVLVDPFTSKTNTFPLTVPLIGEYLNSTVYIPSLPKGISADFVDPSKVPNGWVENYETQLSFKGFGRAILSTIRNIISFDPKPEFESLALTKKQVLVFWGDQDHTTPLEKGEYVKELLKAEFVLVKDAGHLPHIEKPDIVLPAISKFLSK encoded by the coding sequence ATGAAAAAGAAATATGTCCTCTCCTTAGCGGTAATTGTACTCATCGTACTTACCGCATTACCATTCGTACGTTCTAGAGAAAAAATCGAATTAAACGAATCGATCCGTTCCGGAGTCTCCGGGCAATTTGCGGAACTCCCTTTGGGTTGGACTCATTATGAATTATCCGGACCCGAAAAAGGAAATCTTGTAGTTTTAGTTCATGGATTTTCTACTCCATATTTTATCTGGGATCCGGTTCAAAAATCACTTACGGATGCTGGTTTCCGAGTTTTACGTTTTGATCTATATGGTAGAGGTTATTCAGACAGACCTGATACAGTTTATAATCTGGACCTGTTTACCGCACAGATCTCAGATCTATTGAATTTTCTGCATATAGATGATTCTTTCGATATAATGGGGCTTTCCATGGGTGGCCCAATAGTCGCTCATTACGTTTCTAAATATCCTGATAGAATTAAAAAAGTAGTTTTAGTAGATCCTTTTACCTCAAAGACGAATACATTTCCTCTCACTGTCCCTTTGATCGGAGAATATTTAAACTCTACAGTTTATATTCCTTCTTTGCCTAAGGGGATCTCTGCCGATTTTGTGGACCCTTCTAAGGTTCCTAACGGCTGGGTGGAGAATTACGAGACTCAGCTTAGCTTTAAAGGTTTTGGAAGAGCTATTCTCTCCACAATCCGAAATATTATTTCTTTCGATCCTAAACCTGAATTTGAAAGTTTGGCCTTAACTAAAAAGCAAGTGTTGGTTTTTTGGGGAGATCAGGACCATACTACTCCTTTAGAAAAAGGAGAATATGTGAAGGAACTTTTGAAAGCCGAATTCGTTTTGGTGAAAGATGCGGGACATTTACCTCATATAGAAAAGCCGGATATAGTTCTTCCGGCCATCTCTAAGTTTTTATCTAAGTAA
- a CDS encoding rhodanese-like domain-containing protein, giving the protein MNPKELKNRLDARKSGSDDFYLLDVRNPNEQEISTIDGTDLLIPVAELPARIGELDSWKSSGKEIIVYCRSGARSANACGVLKSTGFSKVFNLEGGILLYSDEVDPSLAKY; this is encoded by the coding sequence ATGAATCCGAAAGAATTAAAAAACAGATTAGATGCCAGAAAATCAGGAAGCGATGATTTTTACCTTCTGGATGTGCGTAATCCGAACGAACAAGAGATTAGCACTATTGACGGAACTGACCTTTTGATCCCGGTTGCTGAATTACCCGCTCGTATCGGAGAATTGGATTCTTGGAAATCTTCCGGAAAAGAAATTATAGTATATTGCCGTTCCGGAGCGAGATCTGCAAATGCCTGCGGAGTTTTAAAATCCACAGGATTCTCCAAAGTATTTAACTTGGAAGGCGGGATCCTTTTGTATTCCGACGAAGTGGACCCTTCTTTAGCTAAATATTAA
- a CDS encoding ABC-F family ATP-binding cassette domain-containing protein, translating to MLQFIDIKHRFGSSTLFENFSWHIKPGSKIALVGPNGSGKSTLFKMAVGELNPEEGLVSRSKHTEISLFQQIPDFNFEARVIDTALSKHKHYNEYIKRAEDIHARMDRTDHDSPEFTSLLEEQSQLEEYAFTYGVHELEAQAKKIIGGLGFSNDQMEKKVKEFSPGYQHRLGLAIAILNPGNLLLLDEPTNHLDHASKAWLAEYLVDTNRSFVLVTHDPEFLNATTDTIAELNPSGVLEFKGTLEDYFEHKNELLDKLRLQFKKEEAYLKKRTEWIERFRSKATKAKQVQSVIKKLEKRDKVDEPEDSFWNSKTEYRFNYTPCGNLSFRIENASFAYEKTGKNIFSNAELHVSNGDKIAIIGPNGAGKSTFLRNILGIHKLSEGSVTFGPKTKIGYFSQNHHEHLDPEKNLLETILSVYPDLPDVEARKLLGYFSFSDDRVFKKVGLLSGGEQSRLRLALLVRFSSNTLFLDEPTNHLDLVVRDNLKRALQEYPGAVLVISHDPDFLKDLCTRTVSVSNGKVKDLNTSFSDYLKFPPEELEAEGGFTVKAPTENAGSENKTRSQKNADKNRVKKIQKEIEQIEAKIALLEKNKSNSEELLADPEFYKKRSYQMELDTYNETKKEISKLTETWEKLQIEMEELSSVV from the coding sequence GCCGGGCTCCAAAATCGCTTTAGTCGGACCAAATGGTTCCGGCAAATCCACTTTATTCAAAATGGCCGTGGGAGAACTAAATCCTGAAGAAGGTTTAGTCAGTCGCTCCAAACACACTGAAATTTCTTTATTCCAGCAGATCCCGGATTTCAATTTTGAAGCAAGAGTAATCGATACTGCGCTATCTAAACACAAACATTATAATGAATATATAAAACGTGCCGAGGACATTCATGCAAGAATGGATCGCACGGATCATGACTCTCCCGAATTTACTTCTTTATTAGAAGAACAAAGCCAATTAGAAGAATATGCATTTACATACGGTGTTCATGAGTTAGAAGCCCAAGCCAAAAAGATCATTGGTGGTTTAGGCTTTTCTAATGACCAAATGGAGAAAAAGGTAAAAGAATTTTCTCCCGGTTACCAACACAGACTTGGACTTGCGATCGCAATCTTGAACCCAGGGAACCTTCTTCTTTTAGATGAACCTACCAACCATTTGGATCACGCTTCTAAGGCTTGGCTTGCGGAATATTTGGTAGATACAAATCGTTCTTTTGTTCTGGTGACTCACGATCCTGAGTTTTTGAATGCAACTACGGATACGATCGCAGAATTGAATCCTTCCGGTGTTTTGGAATTTAAAGGAACCTTAGAAGATTATTTCGAACACAAAAATGAACTTTTGGATAAGTTAAGACTTCAATTCAAAAAAGAAGAAGCTTATTTAAAGAAAAGAACCGAGTGGATAGAACGTTTCCGTTCCAAGGCGACTAAAGCAAAACAAGTCCAAAGTGTTATTAAAAAATTGGAAAAAAGGGATAAGGTAGATGAACCTGAAGATTCCTTTTGGAATTCCAAAACCGAATACAGGTTCAATTATACTCCTTGTGGTAATCTTTCCTTTAGAATAGAAAACGCTTCTTTCGCTTACGAAAAAACAGGGAAAAATATTTTTTCAAACGCGGAACTTCATGTTTCTAATGGAGACAAGATCGCCATTATCGGTCCTAATGGAGCGGGTAAATCCACATTTTTAAGGAACATATTAGGAATTCATAAATTATCCGAAGGTTCGGTTACTTTTGGACCTAAAACAAAGATTGGCTACTTCTCCCAAAACCATCATGAGCACCTGGATCCGGAAAAAAATCTTCTAGAAACTATTCTTTCCGTGTATCCGGATCTTCCGGATGTGGAAGCTCGAAAACTTTTGGGTTATTTTTCTTTCAGTGATGATAGAGTTTTTAAAAAAGTGGGACTTCTCTCAGGAGGAGAACAGAGCAGATTAAGATTGGCTTTATTAGTTAGATTCTCTTCCAATACCTTATTTTTGGACGAGCCTACCAACCACTTGGACTTAGTAGTAAGGGACAATTTGAAACGTGCACTCCAAGAATATCCCGGAGCAGTTTTAGTTATCTCTCACGATCCTGATTTCTTAAAGGACCTGTGTACAAGGACCGTTTCTGTTTCGAACGGAAAAGTAAAAGATCTAAATACCAGCTTTTCGGATTATCTAAAATTCCCTCCGGAAGAATTAGAAGCAGAAGGCGGTTTTACGGTAAAAGCTCCGACTGAAAACGCAGGTAGCGAGAATAAGACCCGGTCCCAGAAGAACGCTGACAAAAATCGGGTCAAAAAAATCCAAAAAGAAATAGAACAAATCGAAGCTAAGATCGCTCTATTAGAAAAGAATAAATCCAACTCAGAAGAACTTCTCGCAGATCCTGAGTTCTATAAAAAGCGCAGTTATCAAATGGAACTAGACACTTATAACGAGACTAAAAAAGAGATCTCTAAGTTGACCGAAACCTGGGAAAAACTGCAAATTGAAATGGAAGAACTTTCTTCCGTAGTATAA